Below is a window of Tautonia marina DNA.
CCGACCGACACCGCCGCCTGGTCGAACCGCGCCCTCTGCCTCGCCTGGCTTGGTCGCAATGATGAGGCAATCGACGCCCTCGATTACCTCGTCCACCTGACCGCCTCCTCCGATCCCGACCGCGCCGCCGAATCGTGGGCCCTGGCCGAGATCCTCCGCCACGGCGCCGGGGCCGAGCACCGGGCCGACGACCTGAACTACGCCTTCGAGCTTCCCTGGCCCGACGACGCTCCCCCCCCGTTCGACGCCGACGAGGCCGCCGGGGCCGTCCGGGTCGTCCCCATGCCCGTTGATCCGATGACCCTCAAACCGATGGCCCCCGGCGCCCGGATCGTCGAGTGGCTCGACCGCCCGATGCCCCCGAGCGATCCCGAGCCGGCTGCCTCGGACCTGCCGATCGTTCGGGCCGTCGTCATCCTTAACGAGGGCATCCTCCGTTGCTCCAGCCTCCAGCGCGGGGCGATCGAGGAGGTCGAGCGCACCATCGAGGGCCGCCTCGGCCGCGGCCTGGAGTTTGACCGGACCATCTCCCCCTTGCCCCTGGCCATGCTCGACGCCGCCGTGGCCACCGTCCGCCTGCCTGAAGGGCTTTCGATCGACGCTCGAAAACGCCTCCAGGCCGATGCCATCGCCTCCTACTTCGAAACGCGCTGGGTGATCGTCCCTCGAATCGGCCTCGGCGCGGGCCTCGGAGACGAGGAAGGTCCCCCCCAGCGCTCCCCCCTCGAGGCCAGCCGCCTCGGCGCCGAAGGGGATGACGTGATGCGGGCCAAGCTCTCCGGCATCATCCTCGTCCGCGAGCAACTGGCCCAACGCCCCCGATCACGCGAACTTTACCTCGGTTACGACTTCGACCGCCTCCGCCGCCGCCTCGGAATCGACCCGCTCGACGCCCCTCCCGCCGGCGCCGACCTCCCTCTCCAGCCCCGGGACGATTGACGTGACTTCCTCCACCCCCACCCCGACCGAACCGGCCTTTCTCGACACCTTGAAATGGACCGCCGACGGCCTCATCCCGGCCATCGTCCAGGATGCCGAATCGGGCGACGTCCTCATGATGGCCTGGATGGATCGCCCCGCCATCCTCCGCACCCTCGAAACCGGCCAGACCCACTTCTACTCCCGGTCGCGCGGCCAGTCATGGCACAAAGGCGGCAGCTCCGGCCACGTGCAGCACGTCGAGGAAATTCGGCTCGACTGCGACGCCGACGTGCTCCTCATCCGCGCCCGCCAAATCGGCGGCGCCTGTCACGAAGGCTACCGCTCCTGTTTCTTCCGCAAGGTCACGCCCGACGGACAGCTCGAAACCACCGGCTCCCCCGTCTTCGACCCCGGCGCGGTTTACGGCCAGGGGCATTGATCGCTCGGCGGTCGATTCCCACCCCGATCGTCGCTTCTCCCGAACATCTCTCCCCGAACCCGGGTCGAGTTGGGTAAACTAGTCATTTCCCCGCCCCAACGTGCCCGCCAACGCACGAGCGCGATTCAACAAGGAACCTGTACGATGCGCAAGCCGCGCCTCATGGCCCCCGGCCCCGCTCCGGTCCCCGAAGAAGTCATGCTGGAGATGGCCAAGCCGGTCATCCACTCCCGAGACCCCCGCACCAAGGAGGGGATCAAGCACGCGGTCCAGGGGCTCCAGGAGATCCTGAAAACCTCCAACGACGTCGCCATCCTTGCCGCCACCGGCACCGGAGCGATGGAAGCCGCCGC
It encodes the following:
- the hisI gene encoding phosphoribosyl-AMP cyclohydrolase → MTSSTPTPTEPAFLDTLKWTADGLIPAIVQDAESGDVLMMAWMDRPAILRTLETGQTHFYSRSRGQSWHKGGSSGHVQHVEEIRLDCDADVLLIRARQIGGACHEGYRSCFFRKVTPDGQLETTGSPVFDPGAVYGQGH